The following are encoded in a window of Cygnus atratus isolate AKBS03 ecotype Queensland, Australia chromosome 8, CAtr_DNAZoo_HiC_assembly, whole genome shotgun sequence genomic DNA:
- the PDE4B gene encoding cAMP-specific 3',5'-cyclic phosphodiesterase 4B isoform X3 → METLEELDWCLDQLETIQTYRSVSEMASNKFKRMLNRELTHLSEMSRSGNQVSEYISNTFLDKQNDVEIPSPTQKDREKKKKQQLMTQISGVKKLMHSSSLNNTSISRFGVKTEKEDHLAKELEDLNKWGLNIFNVARYSHNRPLTCIMYAIFQERDLLKTFKISSDTFVTYMMTLEDHYHSDVAYHNSLHAADVAQSTHVLLSTPALDAVFTDLEILAAIFAAAIHDVDHPGVSNQFLINTNSELALMYNDESVLENHHLAVGFKLLQEEHCDIFQNLTKKQRQTLRKMVIDMVLATDMSKHMSLLADLKTMVETKKVTSSGVLLLDNYTDRIQVLRNMVHCADLSNPTKSLELYRQWTDRIMEEFFQQGDKERERGMEISPMCDKHTASVEKSQVGFIDYIVHPLWETWADLVQPDAQDILDTLEDNRNWYQSMIPQSPSPPLEERSRDCQGLMEKFQFELTLEEEDSDGPEKEGEGIGYFSNTKTLCMDDPGEKDSQREANIEIVTEDTSPVDT, encoded by the exons TTCAAGAGAATGCTGAACCGCGAGCTGACACACCTCTCCGAGATGAGCCGCTCCGGCAACCAGGTGTCTGAGTACATTTCCAACACTTTCCTGG ACAAGCAGAATGATGTGGAGATTCCTTCTCCCacacagaaagacagagaaaagaagaaaaaacagcagctcatGACACAGATCAGTGGAGTGAAAAAATTAATGCATAGTTCAAGCTTAAATAATACCAGCATTTCACGATTTggtgtgaaaacagaaaaggaagaccATCTGGCCAAG GAACTGGAAGATCTGAATAAATGGGGTCTCAACATATTTAATGTTGCCAGGTACTCCCACAACAGGCCGCTCACCTGCATTATGTATGCTATATTTCAG GAGCGAGATCTACTAAAAACATTCAAGATCTCATCAGACACTTTTGTAACGTACATGATGACTCTAGAAGACCACTACCATTCGGATGTAGCTTACCACAACAGCCTACATGCTGCTGATGTTGCCCAGTCCACCCATGTTCTTCTCTCCACCCCTGCACTGGAT gCTGTCTTCACTGATTTGGAAATCCTTGCTGCAATTTTTGCAGCTGCAATTCATGATGTGGATCACCCTGGTGTCTCCAATCAGTTTCTTATTAATACAA ATTCTGAACTAGCCCTGATGTACAACGACGAATCCGTCTTGGAGAACCACCATCTTGCTGTGGGTTTCAAACTGCTTCAAGAAGAGCACTGTGACATCTTCCAGAACCTGACCAAGAAACAGCGTCAGACTCTCAGGAAGATGGTGATTGACATG GTATTGGCAACAGATATGTCCAAGCATATGAGTCTGTTAGCTGATCTGAAGACCATGGTGGAAACCAAGAAAGTGACCAGTTCAGGAGTCCTCCTTCTGGATAACTACACAGATAGAATACAG GTTCTCCGAAATATGGTACATTGTGCAGACTTGAGTAATCCCACAAAGTCTCTGGAGTTGTACCGGCAGTGGACAGACAGAATCATGGAGGAGTTCTTCCAGCAGGGAGACAAAGAACGAGAAAGAGGAATGGAAATCAGTCCAATGTGTGACAAACATACAGCGTCAGTGGAAAAATCACAG GTTGGGTTCATCGACTACATCGTCCATCCGCTTTGGGAGACGTGGGCTGACCTGGTGCAGCCCGACGCCCAGGACATCCTGGACACGCTGGAGGACAACAGGAACTGGTACCAGAGCATGATACCTCAGAGCCCCTCTCCTCCGCTGGAGGAGCGGAGCAGGGACTGCCAGGGCCTGATGGAGAAGTTCCAGTTTGAACTGACCCTCGAGGAGGAGGATTCGGACGGAcctgagaaggaaggagagggcaTCGGCTACTTCAGCAATACAAAGACACTCTGCATGGACGACCCAGGGGAAAAAGATTCACAGAGGGAGGCGAACATAGAAATTGTGACAGAAGACACATCTCCTGTTGACACATAA
- the PDE4B gene encoding cAMP-specific 3',5'-cyclic phosphodiesterase 4B isoform X4, with the protein MGFGKHQLRHFKRMLNRELTHLSEMSRSGNQVSEYISNTFLDKQNDVEIPSPTQKDREKKKKQQLMTQISGVKKLMHSSSLNNTSISRFGVKTEKEDHLAKELEDLNKWGLNIFNVARYSHNRPLTCIMYAIFQERDLLKTFKISSDTFVTYMMTLEDHYHSDVAYHNSLHAADVAQSTHVLLSTPALDAVFTDLEILAAIFAAAIHDVDHPGVSNQFLINTNSELALMYNDESVLENHHLAVGFKLLQEEHCDIFQNLTKKQRQTLRKMVIDMVLATDMSKHMSLLADLKTMVETKKVTSSGVLLLDNYTDRIQVLRNMVHCADLSNPTKSLELYRQWTDRIMEEFFQQGDKERERGMEISPMCDKHTASVEKSQVGFIDYIVHPLWETWADLVQPDAQDILDTLEDNRNWYQSMIPQSPSPPLEERSRDCQGLMEKFQFELTLEEEDSDGPEKEGEGIGYFSNTKTLCMDDPGEKDSQREANIEIVTEDTSPVDT; encoded by the exons TTCAAGAGAATGCTGAACCGCGAGCTGACACACCTCTCCGAGATGAGCCGCTCCGGCAACCAGGTGTCTGAGTACATTTCCAACACTTTCCTGG ACAAGCAGAATGATGTGGAGATTCCTTCTCCCacacagaaagacagagaaaagaagaaaaaacagcagctcatGACACAGATCAGTGGAGTGAAAAAATTAATGCATAGTTCAAGCTTAAATAATACCAGCATTTCACGATTTggtgtgaaaacagaaaaggaagaccATCTGGCCAAG GAACTGGAAGATCTGAATAAATGGGGTCTCAACATATTTAATGTTGCCAGGTACTCCCACAACAGGCCGCTCACCTGCATTATGTATGCTATATTTCAG GAGCGAGATCTACTAAAAACATTCAAGATCTCATCAGACACTTTTGTAACGTACATGATGACTCTAGAAGACCACTACCATTCGGATGTAGCTTACCACAACAGCCTACATGCTGCTGATGTTGCCCAGTCCACCCATGTTCTTCTCTCCACCCCTGCACTGGAT gCTGTCTTCACTGATTTGGAAATCCTTGCTGCAATTTTTGCAGCTGCAATTCATGATGTGGATCACCCTGGTGTCTCCAATCAGTTTCTTATTAATACAA ATTCTGAACTAGCCCTGATGTACAACGACGAATCCGTCTTGGAGAACCACCATCTTGCTGTGGGTTTCAAACTGCTTCAAGAAGAGCACTGTGACATCTTCCAGAACCTGACCAAGAAACAGCGTCAGACTCTCAGGAAGATGGTGATTGACATG GTATTGGCAACAGATATGTCCAAGCATATGAGTCTGTTAGCTGATCTGAAGACCATGGTGGAAACCAAGAAAGTGACCAGTTCAGGAGTCCTCCTTCTGGATAACTACACAGATAGAATACAG GTTCTCCGAAATATGGTACATTGTGCAGACTTGAGTAATCCCACAAAGTCTCTGGAGTTGTACCGGCAGTGGACAGACAGAATCATGGAGGAGTTCTTCCAGCAGGGAGACAAAGAACGAGAAAGAGGAATGGAAATCAGTCCAATGTGTGACAAACATACAGCGTCAGTGGAAAAATCACAG GTTGGGTTCATCGACTACATCGTCCATCCGCTTTGGGAGACGTGGGCTGACCTGGTGCAGCCCGACGCCCAGGACATCCTGGACACGCTGGAGGACAACAGGAACTGGTACCAGAGCATGATACCTCAGAGCCCCTCTCCTCCGCTGGAGGAGCGGAGCAGGGACTGCCAGGGCCTGATGGAGAAGTTCCAGTTTGAACTGACCCTCGAGGAGGAGGATTCGGACGGAcctgagaaggaaggagagggcaTCGGCTACTTCAGCAATACAAAGACACTCTGCATGGACGACCCAGGGGAAAAAGATTCACAGAGGGAGGCGAACATAGAAATTGTGACAGAAGACACATCTCCTGTTGACACATAA
- the PDE4B gene encoding cAMP-specific 3',5'-cyclic phosphodiesterase 4B isoform X5, whose amino-acid sequence MLNRELTHLSEMSRSGNQVSEYISNTFLDKQNDVEIPSPTQKDREKKKKQQLMTQISGVKKLMHSSSLNNTSISRFGVKTEKEDHLAKELEDLNKWGLNIFNVARYSHNRPLTCIMYAIFQERDLLKTFKISSDTFVTYMMTLEDHYHSDVAYHNSLHAADVAQSTHVLLSTPALDAVFTDLEILAAIFAAAIHDVDHPGVSNQFLINTNSELALMYNDESVLENHHLAVGFKLLQEEHCDIFQNLTKKQRQTLRKMVIDMVLATDMSKHMSLLADLKTMVETKKVTSSGVLLLDNYTDRIQVLRNMVHCADLSNPTKSLELYRQWTDRIMEEFFQQGDKERERGMEISPMCDKHTASVEKSQVGFIDYIVHPLWETWADLVQPDAQDILDTLEDNRNWYQSMIPQSPSPPLEERSRDCQGLMEKFQFELTLEEEDSDGPEKEGEGIGYFSNTKTLCMDDPGEKDSQREANIEIVTEDTSPVDT is encoded by the exons ATGCTGAACCGCGAGCTGACACACCTCTCCGAGATGAGCCGCTCCGGCAACCAGGTGTCTGAGTACATTTCCAACACTTTCCTGG ACAAGCAGAATGATGTGGAGATTCCTTCTCCCacacagaaagacagagaaaagaagaaaaaacagcagctcatGACACAGATCAGTGGAGTGAAAAAATTAATGCATAGTTCAAGCTTAAATAATACCAGCATTTCACGATTTggtgtgaaaacagaaaaggaagaccATCTGGCCAAG GAACTGGAAGATCTGAATAAATGGGGTCTCAACATATTTAATGTTGCCAGGTACTCCCACAACAGGCCGCTCACCTGCATTATGTATGCTATATTTCAG GAGCGAGATCTACTAAAAACATTCAAGATCTCATCAGACACTTTTGTAACGTACATGATGACTCTAGAAGACCACTACCATTCGGATGTAGCTTACCACAACAGCCTACATGCTGCTGATGTTGCCCAGTCCACCCATGTTCTTCTCTCCACCCCTGCACTGGAT gCTGTCTTCACTGATTTGGAAATCCTTGCTGCAATTTTTGCAGCTGCAATTCATGATGTGGATCACCCTGGTGTCTCCAATCAGTTTCTTATTAATACAA ATTCTGAACTAGCCCTGATGTACAACGACGAATCCGTCTTGGAGAACCACCATCTTGCTGTGGGTTTCAAACTGCTTCAAGAAGAGCACTGTGACATCTTCCAGAACCTGACCAAGAAACAGCGTCAGACTCTCAGGAAGATGGTGATTGACATG GTATTGGCAACAGATATGTCCAAGCATATGAGTCTGTTAGCTGATCTGAAGACCATGGTGGAAACCAAGAAAGTGACCAGTTCAGGAGTCCTCCTTCTGGATAACTACACAGATAGAATACAG GTTCTCCGAAATATGGTACATTGTGCAGACTTGAGTAATCCCACAAAGTCTCTGGAGTTGTACCGGCAGTGGACAGACAGAATCATGGAGGAGTTCTTCCAGCAGGGAGACAAAGAACGAGAAAGAGGAATGGAAATCAGTCCAATGTGTGACAAACATACAGCGTCAGTGGAAAAATCACAG GTTGGGTTCATCGACTACATCGTCCATCCGCTTTGGGAGACGTGGGCTGACCTGGTGCAGCCCGACGCCCAGGACATCCTGGACACGCTGGAGGACAACAGGAACTGGTACCAGAGCATGATACCTCAGAGCCCCTCTCCTCCGCTGGAGGAGCGGAGCAGGGACTGCCAGGGCCTGATGGAGAAGTTCCAGTTTGAACTGACCCTCGAGGAGGAGGATTCGGACGGAcctgagaaggaaggagagggcaTCGGCTACTTCAGCAATACAAAGACACTCTGCATGGACGACCCAGGGGAAAAAGATTCACAGAGGGAGGCGAACATAGAAATTGTGACAGAAGACACATCTCCTGTTGACACATAA